In a genomic window of Paraburkholderia phenazinium:
- a CDS encoding glycosyl hydrolase family 28 protein, protein MIRISNRVCAAGLLAVLLAGCGGGGSSGASGNSGAAYTTPASTTGSSNPASTAAATTAAYQVGTTTSDPNLPAAPVMPSLPPSNAACRLTASYATQANGLLPTTTEATAGSTAPDTARIQAALYACANAANAYTSTNTLSSNGVVELSAGGANNAFLTGPLSMPGGVTLVIDNGVTLFASRDPTQYESGTTGASTANLPGTPDAASTGAATSAIAGNGTYYCGQIYPNDDGCKPLISNVVYSGTSKIYTSNNAIMGPGTIDGQGGQPLYTTAANLTAAGAPPLITRPDGTNMSWWDLGWEGNEAIAGEDENNPRLIEPLYGYNFTLFNLTLQNAPKFHVTPTGINGFTAWNVKIFTPTAVYQAMNNYWGAPYSYASIKNTDGIDPGSKSPTTSATPASPALPGGYTGSAGSFTGDISNILVAYSYISDSDDNMAIKGESNIADGRVYNITVAHNHFFYGHGMSIGSQTSGLDGNPANLATADPAVVANTTPLTVQGQLVYPSVSNVNVYDLSMNYTDNGVRIKTNWSEGGLVSNANYSNICMQGNPSPNALDPTPQAAVIITPYYTATGNAGLYPSYQNINVNGLHELTAASWTFQGFNSASPNLQGWPTGSVAVPSPAVVNPLGITLNNVVADVAPLSVTSSDANITLGGNVNVALANSTTNNVTVARNTTITAPPTVDCSKAFVAFPGQSFP, encoded by the coding sequence GTGATCAGGATTTCTAACAGAGTTTGCGCCGCAGGCCTTTTGGCCGTGCTGCTGGCCGGTTGCGGTGGAGGTGGATCCTCGGGCGCCAGCGGCAACTCAGGGGCGGCGTATACGACACCGGCAAGCACGACGGGGAGCAGTAACCCGGCGAGTACGGCGGCGGCGACCACCGCTGCCTACCAGGTCGGCACCACGACGTCCGATCCGAACCTGCCGGCCGCGCCGGTCATGCCGAGCCTGCCGCCGTCCAACGCGGCATGCCGGCTGACCGCCAGCTACGCGACGCAGGCCAACGGCCTGTTGCCGACCACCACGGAGGCGACGGCCGGTTCCACCGCACCGGATACGGCGCGCATCCAGGCGGCGCTGTATGCCTGCGCGAACGCGGCCAATGCATACACGAGCACCAACACGCTGAGCAGCAACGGCGTAGTCGAGCTGAGCGCGGGCGGCGCCAACAACGCGTTTCTGACCGGACCGCTGTCGATGCCCGGCGGCGTGACGCTGGTGATCGACAACGGCGTGACGCTGTTTGCATCGCGCGATCCGACGCAATACGAATCCGGTACCACGGGTGCGTCCACCGCCAATCTGCCTGGCACACCGGACGCTGCGTCCACGGGTGCGGCAACCAGCGCCATCGCCGGCAACGGTACTTATTATTGCGGCCAGATCTATCCGAACGACGACGGTTGCAAGCCGCTGATCAGCAACGTGGTCTACAGCGGGACGTCGAAGATCTACACGAGCAACAACGCCATCATGGGGCCGGGGACCATTGACGGCCAGGGCGGCCAGCCGTTGTACACGACGGCGGCGAACCTCACGGCAGCGGGTGCGCCGCCCTTGATCACGCGTCCGGACGGCACCAACATGAGCTGGTGGGATCTGGGCTGGGAGGGCAATGAGGCGATCGCGGGTGAGGACGAAAACAATCCGCGCCTGATCGAGCCGCTGTACGGCTACAACTTCACGCTGTTCAACCTGACGCTGCAGAACGCGCCGAAATTCCACGTCACGCCCACCGGCATCAACGGCTTCACCGCGTGGAACGTGAAGATTTTCACGCCGACGGCGGTCTATCAGGCAATGAACAACTATTGGGGCGCGCCGTACAGCTATGCCTCGATCAAGAACACCGACGGCATCGATCCGGGCAGCAAGAGCCCGACGACGTCGGCTACGCCCGCATCGCCTGCACTGCCGGGCGGCTATACCGGCTCGGCCGGCAGCTTCACCGGCGACATCAGCAACATCCTCGTGGCTTATTCGTACATCAGCGATAGCGATGACAATATGGCTATCAAAGGCGAATCGAATATCGCCGACGGCCGCGTCTACAACATCACCGTTGCCCACAATCACTTCTTTTATGGGCACGGCATGTCGATCGGCAGCCAGACCTCGGGGCTGGACGGCAACCCTGCCAATCTCGCCACGGCGGACCCGGCTGTGGTAGCGAACACCACGCCGCTTACCGTGCAGGGACAACTCGTCTATCCAAGCGTATCGAATGTGAACGTCTATGACCTGTCCATGAACTACACGGACAACGGCGTGCGCATCAAGACCAACTGGAGCGAAGGCGGTCTCGTCTCGAACGCCAACTACTCGAACATCTGCATGCAGGGCAATCCGAGTCCGAACGCGCTCGATCCGACGCCGCAGGCGGCCGTCATCATCACGCCGTACTACACGGCCACCGGGAATGCAGGGTTGTATCCGAGCTATCAGAACATCAACGTCAACGGCTTGCATGAGCTCACCGCGGCGTCCTGGACCTTCCAGGGCTTCAATTCGGCGAGTCCGAACCTGCAGGGCTGGCCGACCGGCAGCGTGGCGGTCCCGAGTCCGGCGGTGGTGAATCCGCTGGGCATCACGTTGAATAACGTGGTGGCGGACGTGGCGCCGCTGTCGGTCACGTCCAGTGACGCCAACATCACGCTCGGCGGCAACGTCAACGTCGCGCTGGCGAACTCGACCACGAACAACGTGACG